In the genome of Streptomyces fagopyri, the window CCCGCGCATCGACGGGCTGAACGTCGCGGCGGCCCAGGTCTCCGCGGACCGCGGCGCGAACATCGGCGGTGATCTCTACGAGGTGATCGCGACCGAGCACGGGGTACGGATCGTCATGGGTGACGTCCGCGGGCACGGCCTCGGCGCGCTCGGGACCGTCGCCGCCGTGCTCGGCAGTTTCCGGGAGGCGGCGCACGACGAGCCCTCGCTCGGGCGGGTGCTCGGACGGCTGGAGCGTGCCCTGGCCCGGCATCTGCGCGAGCGGGCGAAGGCCGAACACCCCGCGGCGGGTCCGGACCCCGAGAGCCCGGTCGCCGAGGAGTTCGTCACCGTACTGCTGCTGGAGATCCGCCGGGACGGCGAGGTGTACGCGCTGAACTGCGGTCATCCCTGGCCGTATCTGCTGCCCGGCCAGGCCGACCCGGACGGCGGCCACGGCCGTGTCGAGCGGCTGTCGGCCGGTGAACCCCTGCCGCCGCTCGGGCCGTTCCCGCTCCCGGCGGAGCTTCCTCTCGTGCACTGCGGTCAACTGCTGCCGGGCGAGGGCCTGTTCCTGCACACCGACGGTGTGGAGGACGCGCGCGACGGTCACGGCCGGTTCTTCCCGCTGCCGAGCGCGCTGAGCGAAGCGGTCCGGATCCGGCCCGCGGCACCCCAGTTCGTCCTGCACGCGGTCCTGACGGGTCTGCTGCGCCACACGCGCGGCAGACCCGCCGACGACGTCGCCGTCCTGGTCCTGCGCAACGACCGCCCGCGCACTCCCGTGCAGCAGGAGCGCCCGGTCGCCCAGCACGCGCCCCGCTAGCGGAGTCCCGGACACCCGGGACCGCGCGACGATCCGCGAAGTGCACGAAGTGCCCGCGGCGGACGGCGCGGGAAGTGCTCGCGTCGGACGATCCGCGAAGTGCCCGCGGTCGACGGACCGTCACCACGGCCCGGTACAGCCGGCGGAGCCGTCCGCCCCGCCACGGAGTGTCGGGCAGGCGGCTGGGCGGACGGCGCGGAAGCGGGCCGCCGCACTGTACGAGGGGGAGCCGGCGGCCCGGCCGGCCTCTTGCGAGGCATTTCAGTCAACCGGCCGGGAACGCTCCGCGACAGCGCGCGCACGGCACGGATACGGGCATTCCGTTCACACCCCGTGTGAAGGGGGACGCACTAGTGTGACGGCACCGACGGCACCGAGCCACCCGGGGGCCCGTATGCAGCCCAACACTCTCCTCGACGCGATCCTCGACGAGGCCGGCGTCTCGCACGCGGGACTCGCGGCCCATGTCAACCAGGCGGGGAGGGCACGCGGCCTCGCCCTCCGGTACGAACACACGGCTGTGGCACGGTGGTTGAAGGGGCAGCGTCCGCGCGGCCAGGTGCCCGACCTGATCTGTGAAGTGCTCGCGGCGCGCCTGCACCGGCCCGTCACGCTCGACGACATCGGACTCGGCGTGCCGGGCGAGCCCTCCACCGCGCACGGCACGTCCCTCTCCGGCTTCGTCGAGCGGGCCACCGCCCTGTGGCGTTCCGACGAACAGCAGCGCCCGCACATCCTCGGCGCACCGGCCGTCACCGGCACGCCCGCCGTGATGCCCGTGTGGGAGTGGGAGAACCCGCCCGAGGACGTGGACGTCTCGCGCGGCGGACGCCATCACGTCAGCATGGCCGACATCGAGATGCTGCGCTCGGCCCGCGCGCACTACGAGCAGATGTACCGCAAGGCGGGCGGCGTCGCGACCCGCACCCGGATCGTCGGCTTCCTCAACACGGAGACCGCGCCCCTGCTGCGCGGCAGCTACACCGACGCCACCGGACGCCAACTGCACCGTGCGACAGGCGGCCTGGTCGCGGTCGCCGGCATCTGCGCGTACGACTCCGACGCGCACGGGCTCGCCCAGCGCTACTTCCACCAGGCGCTGCGGCTCGCCAAGGCCAGCGGGGACCGGGGGCTCGGCGCCTACGTGATAGCGCTGCTGGTCAACCAGGCGCTGTTCATGCGGGAGTACCGGCAGTCCGTGGCCTTCGCGGAGGCCGCGCTGCGTGCCGCCGGACGCCACATCACCCCCGCCCTCGCCTCCGACCTCTACGCGATGCAGGCCAAGGCGTACGCCCATCTCGGCGACGGCAGCAGCGCGTTGTCCTGCATCCGGCGTGCCGAGCAGGCCGCCGAGCGCATCCGGCGCGGATACGAGCCCGACGAGACCGGCTATGTCCAGCCCGGCCTCGTCAACGTACAGGTGGCGGAGGCGCTGCTCAGCCTCGGCGACCTGGTGGCCGCGGCCGCGCACGCCGCCGCGGCCGTGGACACCCCGGCGCACGACCGTGGGAGAGTGCACCGGCTCGCCATGCTGAGCCAGATCGAGCTACGCCAGGGCAACGCCGACAAGGCGGCGGCCACCGCCGTCCAGATGGCCGAGCAGGCGCGCGGAATGGAGTCCCAGCGGCTGCGCGACAGACTGCGCGCGGTACGCGAACACCTGGTGCGCAGCGGCTGCGCGGGCACGGCCGAGGCAGCCGAACTCATCGACGGAGCGCTGCGCGTACCGCTCTAGACCACCGGGTCCGCCCCCGCCCCGTGCGCTGCCGTGCGCCTGCTGTCAGGCCGCTCCTGCTGCGATATTGCCATCTACTCGGCGGAAGGTGGCAGAACCGTGCAGTGGACGAAACTGAACGAACAAACTGTGTACGCAAACCGCTGGTTCAGCGTCAATCTCGCAGATGTCGAACTGCCGGACGGCCGGCATCTCGATCACTTCCTGATACGGCTGCGTCCCGTGGCCGTGGCCACCGTGGTGAACGACGCCAACGAGGTGCTGCTCCTGTGGCGGCACCGGTTCATCACCGACAGTTGGGGGTGGGAACTCGCGGCGGGTGTCGTCGAGGACGGCGAGGACATCGCCGTCGCGGCGGCCCGCGAACTGGAGGAGGAGACCGGCTGGCGACCGGGACCCCTGCGTCATCTGATGAGCGTCGAGCCCTCCAACGGGCTCACCGACGCCCGGCACCACGTCTACTGGGCCGACGCAGGCGCCTACATCGGACACCCCGTGGACGACTACGAGTCCGACCGTCGGGAATGGGTTCCCCTCAAGCTCGTCCCCGACATGGTCGCCCGCGGAGAGGTCCCGGCCGCCAACATGGCTGCCGCTCTGCTCCTCCTGCACCACCTCAGGCTCGGGCAGGACGCCGTGCCCTGATCGATCACCCCCGGCGTCCGGGGCCCTAGTGGCCCAGGGCCTGCCAGACCGCCACGGCGAGCGCGCCCACGGCCGTGATCGCCGCGACCGCGGGCAGTGGCCAGCGGGTGTGTTCCATCGCGACGACGCGTGTGCTGAGGTCGTCCACGTCCTTGGCGGTCTGTTCGGCGCGGTGACTGAGCAGGGTCAGCCCTCCTTCGACGCGGGCCTGCGCCACGTCGAGTCTGCGGCGTAACTCCGCGAGTTCTCCATGGACCACGGGATGCTCCGGGTCGGCGGTCACGTGTCCGCTCCTTTCCGTAGTCGTCACATCCCTTGCATGTACACGGAAAGTCAACTCGCCTGGTGAGTGCGTGGGGAGCGTGTGCGAGCGGCATATGCGGGCCCGGCGCGCACACGGCGTGTGAATGACGCGGGCCCGGCACCGTCAAGGGTGCCGGGCCCGCGCGAGCCCGCGGCCGACTCCACGTGATCGGGCCGGCGGGGGAGGGAATCAGCCGTACGTGTAGAACCCGGAGCCGGACTTCCGGCCCAGCCGGCCCGCGTCGACCATGCGCTGGAGCAGCGGGGGAGCGGCGTACAGCGGCTCCTTGTACTCCTCATACATCGAATACGCGACCGAGGCCACCGTGTCCAGACCGATCAGGTCGGAGAGCTTCAGCGGACCCATCGGGTGGGCGCAGCCCATCTCCATGCCGTTGTCGATGTCCTCGCGGCTGGCGATGCCCGACTCGAACATCCGGATCGCGGAGAGCAGGTACGGGATCAGCAGCGCGTTCACCACGAAGCCGGAGCGGTCCTGGGCGCGGATCGCGTGCTTGCCGAGTGCCTTCTCGGCGAACAGCTGCGCCCGGCCGAGGGTGCCCTCGGAGGTGGTCAGCGCCGGAATCAGCTCGACGAGCTGCTGCACCGGCGCCGGGTTGAAGAAGTGGATCCCGACGACCTGGTCGGGGCGTGAGGTGGCGACGGCGAGCCGGACCAGTGGAATCGAGGAGGTGTTCGAGGCGAGGATGGCGTCCTGCCGGGTCACCACCTGGTCGAGCACCTGGAAGATCTCGGTCTTCACCTGCTCGTTCTCGACGACGGCCTCGATCACCAGGTCCCGGTCGGCGAACTCGCCGAGGTCGGTGGTGAAGCTCAGCCGGTCCTGGGTGGCCGCGAGCTCGTCGGCGGAGATCTTCCCGCGCTCGGCCGCCTTGGAGAGGGAGTTGAACAGCCGGGTACGGCCGATCTCCAGAGCCTCACCCGTGGTCTCGGCGACCTTGACGTCAAGACCCGCACGGGCGCACACCTCGGCGATGCCCGCTCCCATCTGGCCGCAGCCCACCACTCCGACGCGTTCGATGTCGGTCACATCGTCCCCTTCGTTGATCTACGGGCCTGGCAGGTCCCCCGTTGTTCGGCGCCTGCTCCGATCGTGCACGTTACCCGGAAGTATCGATGATCGATCGCCCGGGGCGGGCATGCTGGGCGATGGGACGATCCGTGACCGGGCGGGTCCACAGGGTAAGAGGAGTACGCGGATGGGGCGGGTGTCACGGCGGACGTTCACGGTGGCCGCGGCGGCGGTGCTCGCGGGCCCGGTCGCCACGGGTGACTCGGTGGCGGGACCCGGCACCGGGGGCACCCCCGGTCCGCCCGGCCGGCGGGGTGCCCCCGCGGAGCTGCGCGGCATGTGGCTGGCGACCGTCCTGAACCGGGACTGGCCCTCGCGGGCCGGACTGTCGCCGGACCGGCAGCGTGCCGAACTCGTCGGCCATCTCGACACCGCGGTCCGCCGCCGTCTCAACGCCGTGATCTTCCAGGTGCGCCCCGCGGCCGACGCCCTGTGGCCCTCGGCGTACGAGCCGTGGTCGCAGTACCTCACCGGAGTCCAGGGCCGGGACCCAGGCTGGGACCCGCTCGGCACCGCGGTCGAGGAGGCCCACGCGCGGGGTCTGGAACTGCACGCCTGGTTCAACCCGTACCGGATCGCCCCGCACACCGACCCGGGCAGGTTGGCGGCGAACCATCCGGCGCGCACACACCCCGGCTGGGTCGTCCGGTACGGGGGGAAGATGTATTACAACCCAGGACTGCCGGCCGTGCGGTCGTTCGTGCAGGAGGCGATGCTCGACGCGGTGCGCAAGTACCCGGTCGACGCGGTGCACTGGGACGACTACTTCTATCCGTACCCCGTCGCCGGACAGGCCTTCGACGACGGCGCCGCGTACGCGGCACACGGCGCGGGCTTCCCGGACCGGGCCGCCTGGCGGCGTGACAACATCGACCGACTGGTACGGGAGATGGGCGCCCGCGTCCGGCAGATCCGTCCCGGCACACGCTTCGGCATCAGCCCGTTCGGCGTGTGGCGCAACGCGGCGAGCGACCCGCACGGCTCCGACACCCGGGCCGGCGTGCAGACGTACGACGATCTGCACGCCGACACCAGGAAATGGGTCCGTGAACGCTGGATCGACTACGTCTGCCCGCAGGTCTACTGGAATCTCGGCTTCGCCGCCGCCGACTACGCGAAGCTCGTGCCCTGGTGGGCGGCCGTCACCCAGGGCACCGGCGTGCGGCTGTACGTGGGCGAGGCGCTCTACAAGGCCGGCGACCCGGCGCAGCCCGCCGCCTGGCAGGACCCGGCCGAACTCTCCCGGCATCTCGCCTTCGCGCGGGCGTACCCGCAGGTGGGCGGACACGTCTTCTTCTCCGCCAAGGGGGTCGGCTCGGATCCCCTCGGCGCGATGACGCGGGTCGTGGCCGACCACTACCGGCAGCCGGCGACACCCGGGCGCTGAACCGCCGCCGGGCGTCACCGGCCCCGGTGACGGGACTACCGCATGGGGTCCTTGTGCTTGATCTCGGAATCGGGGCCGGGAGAGCAGACCGCCTCGTGACCGTCCGTGAACCGGACGCGATACGGAGGAGTCCCCTCCTTGCCCATGACCTGGGTGATCTCCGCGACCTTGTCGTGCTGTCCGACGACCCTGCCGTGCTGCACGAGCTGGTCGCCCTCGGTTGCGCGCATCTGAGGTCTCCCTCGCCAGTTGCGGGAGTGGTGGAGTGGTGGAGTGGTGGACCGGGGCCTGAGCCCGCGGCTGGTGGTGCCGGTCGACCCCGGCATCCGTGTGCTGCTCAGCCCCGCGCTCGCTGGGTGAGGGCGATGCAGACCAGCACGGCCGCCGCCGTCAGGGGCGCGGCCGGTGTGAGCCGCTCGCCGAGGAGCAGTACCGACCACACCAGTGTGAGCAGCGGTTGCGCGAGCTGCAACTGGCTGGCCTTCGGAATCCCGATCGCCGCCATACCGCGGTACCAGACGACCAGCCCGAGGAACTGCGAGCCGACCGCCACCCACAGCAGCCCCGTCACACTGTGCGCCGACAGCCGCGCGGGCTCGTACGACAGCGCCACCAGCGCGCCCGGCAGCGACAGCGGCAGACACAGGACCAGCGCCCAGCCGATCACCTGCCACCCCGGCATCACCCGGGCCAGCCGGCCGCCCTCGGTGTAGCCCGCCGCGCAGATCAGCAGCGCGCCGAAGAGATAAGCGTCCGCGCTGGTCAGCGCTCCGCCGCTCTGCTGCACGGTGAAGGCGATCACCGCGGCCGCTCCCGCCAGCGCGGCGCCCCAGAACAGCCGGGAGGGCCGCGCACCGGTGCGCAGTGCCGAGAACAGCGCCGTCGTCAGCGGCAGCAGGCCGACGACCACGGCCGCGTGGGCTGTGGTGGAGGTCCGCAGCGCGAGCGTCGTCAGCAGCGGGAAGCCCAGGACGACGCCCGCGGCGACCACGGCGAGCCCCGCCCGGTGCCGCCGCGTCGGTACGGGCACGCGCAGCGCCAGCAGGCAGCCGCCCGCGACGACGGCCGCGAGGGCGCTGCGCACGGCGACCAGGGACCAGGGTCCGAAGCCCTCCAGGCCCCAGGCGGTGGCGGGGAAGGTCAGGGAGAAGGCGGTGACGCCGAGGGCGGCCTGCAGGGTGCCGGAGCGGTGGCCGTCCGGGCCGTCCGTCCCGGGGGCGGTGACCGCTATCTCCGACCCCTGGATAGCGCTACTCTGTACTCTCATGCAGCAGAGTAGCAGCGTGACGGAACTGGCCAACAGGCTGCGACAGGAAGTCAACCGCTACCCATCTGGTGGAAAGCTGCCGTCGAGCAGAGCGCTCGTGGAGCGGTTCAGGGTGAGCCCGGTGACCGTGTCACGAGCGCTGGCGCAGCTGGCCGCCGAGGGGCTGGTGGTCACCAGACCCGGGGCCGGCGCCTTCCGGGCACGCCCCCGCACCCCCGCCGCACCGGTCGGGGACACCTCCTGGCAGGAGGTCACGCTGAGCGCGGACGCCGCCGCCGAACTCGTCCCGCGGACGGTGGACGCCTCCGCGGTCCTGGCCACGCTGGCCGCCCCGCCGGCCGGCGTCGTCGAGTTCAACGGCGGCTATCTCCACCCCTCGCTCCAGCCCGAGCGGGCCATGGGCGCCGCCCTGTCCCGGGCGGGCCGCCGCCCCGGCGCCTGGTCCCGGCCGCCGGTGGAGGGGCTCGCGGAGCTGCGCGAGTGGTTCGCGCGCGGGATCGGCGGCGCGATCACCGCCGCGGAGGTGCTCGTCACGGCGGGCGGCCAGTCGGCACTCACCACCGCCCTGCGCGCCCTCGCCCCGCCCGGCGCACCGGTCCTCGTCGAATCGCCCACCTATCCGGGCATGCTGGCCATCGCCCGCGCGGCCGGGCTGCGCCCCGTTCCGGTACCGGTGGACCCCGACGGGGTGAAGCCGGACCTGCTCGCCGACGCCTTCAGGGCCACCGGCGCGCGGGTCTTCGTCTGCCAGCCGCTGTTCCAGAACCCCACCGGCGCCGTGCTCGCCCCCGAGCGGCGGGGCGAGGTGCTGCGGATCGCGCGGGAGGCCGGCGCGTTCGTGGTCGAGGACGACTTCGTGCGCCGGCTCGTGCACGAGGACGCGGGCCCGCTGCCGCGCCCGCTGGCCGCCGACGACCCCGACGGTGTCGTGGTGCACGTCGGTTCCCTGACCAAGGCGACCTCGCCGAGCTTCCGGGTCGGCGTGCTGGCCGCGCGCGGACCGGTCCTGGAGCGGCTGCGGGCCATCCAGGTCGTCGAGACGTTCTTCGTACCGCGCCCGCTCCAGGAGGCCGCGCTCGAACTCGTCGGCTCACCGGCCTGGCCCCGCCATCTGCGGTCCGTCTCCGCCGAGCTGAGAAACCGGCGGGACACCATGACCGCCGCGCTGCGGCTGCGGCTCCCCGAACTCGCCCTGCCGCACATCCCGTCCGGCGGCTACCACCTGTGGGTGCGGCTGCCCGACGGCACCGACGAGTCCGCCCTGGCCGCCACCGCCCTGCGCGCGGGCGTGGCCGTCGCCCCCGGCCGCCCCTACTTCAGCGCCGAACCCCCGGCCGCGCACCTCCGCCTGAGCTTCGCGGCGGTCGCCGGCACGGAGGAGATCACGGAGGGCGTACGACGGTTGCGCGCCGCCCGCGACGAGGCGGCGCGCTGACCCGCGCCGCCCGGGACGAGACGCCGCGCTGACCCGCGCCGCCCGGGTGGAGGGGCCGTCCCGACCCGCGCGGTCCGGGTGGAGGGGGCGCCGCGCCGCCCGGGACGACGTTCCGGCCCGCCCGCCCCTCCCGCCCCCGCCCCGTCCCCGCGCGGGAACGAAAACCGCTCGACCTCACCGCGCCGACCTGCCACCCTCCCCGCATGACCGACCCACAGCAGCTCCCCGACGGCTACGAGATCTCCGCCGACCCGGCCCGCGTCGATGCCGCCCGCGTGCACCACTGGCTCTCCACGGACGCGTACTGGGCGCTGGGCCGCTCCCGCGAGAAGCAGGAGCGGGCGATCGCGGGCTCGCTCAACTTCGGGGTGTACGACGGCCCTTCGGGAGAACAGGTGGCGTACGCCCGTGTGGTCACCGACGAGGCGACCTTCGCCTGGCTCTGCGACGTCTACGTCGAACCGTCCGTCCGCGGCAAGGGG includes:
- a CDS encoding DMT family transporter; its protein translation is MRVQSSAIQGSEIAVTAPGTDGPDGHRSGTLQAALGVTAFSLTFPATAWGLEGFGPWSLVAVRSALAAVVAGGCLLALRVPVPTRRHRAGLAVVAAGVVLGFPLLTTLALRTSTTAHAAVVVGLLPLTTALFSALRTGARPSRLFWGAALAGAAAVIAFTVQQSGGALTSADAYLFGALLICAAGYTEGGRLARVMPGWQVIGWALVLCLPLSLPGALVALSYEPARLSAHSVTGLLWVAVGSQFLGLVVWYRGMAAIGIPKASQLQLAQPLLTLVWSVLLLGERLTPAAPLTAAAVLVCIALTQRARG
- a CDS encoding glycoside hydrolase family 10 protein — its product is MGRVSRRTFTVAAAAVLAGPVATGDSVAGPGTGGTPGPPGRRGAPAELRGMWLATVLNRDWPSRAGLSPDRQRAELVGHLDTAVRRRLNAVIFQVRPAADALWPSAYEPWSQYLTGVQGRDPGWDPLGTAVEEAHARGLELHAWFNPYRIAPHTDPGRLAANHPARTHPGWVVRYGGKMYYNPGLPAVRSFVQEAMLDAVRKYPVDAVHWDDYFYPYPVAGQAFDDGAAYAAHGAGFPDRAAWRRDNIDRLVREMGARVRQIRPGTRFGISPFGVWRNAASDPHGSDTRAGVQTYDDLHADTRKWVRERWIDYVCPQVYWNLGFAAADYAKLVPWWAAVTQGTGVRLYVGEALYKAGDPAQPAAWQDPAELSRHLAFARAYPQVGGHVFFSAKGVGSDPLGAMTRVVADHYRQPATPGR
- a CDS encoding transcriptional regulator, giving the protein MQPNTLLDAILDEAGVSHAGLAAHVNQAGRARGLALRYEHTAVARWLKGQRPRGQVPDLICEVLAARLHRPVTLDDIGLGVPGEPSTAHGTSLSGFVERATALWRSDEQQRPHILGAPAVTGTPAVMPVWEWENPPEDVDVSRGGRHHVSMADIEMLRSARAHYEQMYRKAGGVATRTRIVGFLNTETAPLLRGSYTDATGRQLHRATGGLVAVAGICAYDSDAHGLAQRYFHQALRLAKASGDRGLGAYVIALLVNQALFMREYRQSVAFAEAALRAAGRHITPALASDLYAMQAKAYAHLGDGSSALSCIRRAEQAAERIRRGYEPDETGYVQPGLVNVQVAEALLSLGDLVAAAAHAAAAVDTPAHDRGRVHRLAMLSQIELRQGNADKAAATAVQMAEQARGMESQRLRDRLRAVREHLVRSGCAGTAEAAELIDGALRVPL
- a CDS encoding GNAT family N-acetyltransferase, with translation MTDPQQLPDGYEISADPARVDAARVHHWLSTDAYWALGRSREKQERAIAGSLNFGVYDGPSGEQVAYARVVTDEATFAWLCDVYVEPSVRGKGLGSALVTAVRDHLEPFGLRRVLLATHDAHGVYEKIGFRPLDQPGRWMALVAR
- a CDS encoding NUDIX hydrolase, whose translation is MQWTKLNEQTVYANRWFSVNLADVELPDGRHLDHFLIRLRPVAVATVVNDANEVLLLWRHRFITDSWGWELAAGVVEDGEDIAVAAARELEEETGWRPGPLRHLMSVEPSNGLTDARHHVYWADAGAYIGHPVDDYESDRREWVPLKLVPDMVARGEVPAANMAAALLLLHHLRLGQDAVP
- a CDS encoding 3-hydroxybutyryl-CoA dehydrogenase, whose product is MTDIERVGVVGCGQMGAGIAEVCARAGLDVKVAETTGEALEIGRTRLFNSLSKAAERGKISADELAATQDRLSFTTDLGEFADRDLVIEAVVENEQVKTEIFQVLDQVVTRQDAILASNTSSIPLVRLAVATSRPDQVVGIHFFNPAPVQQLVELIPALTTSEGTLGRAQLFAEKALGKHAIRAQDRSGFVVNALLIPYLLSAIRMFESGIASREDIDNGMEMGCAHPMGPLKLSDLIGLDTVASVAYSMYEEYKEPLYAAPPLLQRMVDAGRLGRKSGSGFYTYG
- a CDS encoding aminotransferase-like domain-containing protein, with amino-acid sequence MQQSSSVTELANRLRQEVNRYPSGGKLPSSRALVERFRVSPVTVSRALAQLAAEGLVVTRPGAGAFRARPRTPAAPVGDTSWQEVTLSADAAAELVPRTVDASAVLATLAAPPAGVVEFNGGYLHPSLQPERAMGAALSRAGRRPGAWSRPPVEGLAELREWFARGIGGAITAAEVLVTAGGQSALTTALRALAPPGAPVLVESPTYPGMLAIARAAGLRPVPVPVDPDGVKPDLLADAFRATGARVFVCQPLFQNPTGAVLAPERRGEVLRIAREAGAFVVEDDFVRRLVHEDAGPLPRPLAADDPDGVVVHVGSLTKATSPSFRVGVLAARGPVLERLRAIQVVETFFVPRPLQEAALELVGSPAWPRHLRSVSAELRNRRDTMTAALRLRLPELALPHIPSGGYHLWVRLPDGTDESALAATALRAGVAVAPGRPYFSAEPPAAHLRLSFAAVAGTEEITEGVRRLRAARDEAAR
- a CDS encoding PP2C family protein-serine/threonine phosphatase encodes the protein MIRIKAGAPGRVRLRTRARGPARTGAGPRGDLDRSVRRADRTPLRRALGLGLPTVWGAIAISYRMTCPLGEQDGLAPRMVSSAVFFVVGTGLILHVRWTLLRELRQVREVAGAAQNVLLRPLPPRIDGLNVAAAQVSADRGANIGGDLYEVIATEHGVRIVMGDVRGHGLGALGTVAAVLGSFREAAHDEPSLGRVLGRLERALARHLRERAKAEHPAAGPDPESPVAEEFVTVLLLEIRRDGEVYALNCGHPWPYLLPGQADPDGGHGRVERLSAGEPLPPLGPFPLPAELPLVHCGQLLPGEGLFLHTDGVEDARDGHGRFFPLPSALSEAVRIRPAAPQFVLHAVLTGLLRHTRGRPADDVAVLVLRNDRPRTPVQQERPVAQHAPR
- a CDS encoding DUF1918 domain-containing protein, whose amino-acid sequence is MRATEGDQLVQHGRVVGQHDKVAEITQVMGKEGTPPYRVRFTDGHEAVCSPGPDSEIKHKDPMR